Proteins from one Homalodisca vitripennis isolate AUS2020 chromosome 3, UT_GWSS_2.1, whole genome shotgun sequence genomic window:
- the LOC124357740 gene encoding protein transport protein Sec61 subunit gamma has translation MDQIKMKLEPARRFAKDSLRLVKRCTKPDRKEFQKIAVATAIGFCIMGFIGFFVKLIHIPINNIIVGS, from the exons ATGGATCAGATCAAGATGAAACTTGAACCAGCTCGTCGATTTGCCAAGGACTCCTTGAGGCTTGTCAAGAGATGTACCAAGCCAGACAGGAAAG AATTCCAGAAGATTGCTGTTGCTACTGCCATTGGATTTTGCATCATGGGTTTTATTGGATTTTTTGTGAAACTGATACACATCCCTATCAATAACATAATTGT AGGCTCGTAA